A stretch of DNA from Candidatus Methanomethylicota archaeon:
CCTTCCCGGTAAATCCTCGTAATCCAGTAACCGTAAAGCTTAGCCGCCGCGTAAGGGCTCATCGGCCTAAAAACATCATCCTCGTTAAGAGGCCTGCCACCGTTAAGCAAACCAGTCTTACCGAACATCTCACTTGTCGCAGCATTATAGAACTTAACACCTGGACAAACCTGGCGGATAGCCTCTAGAATTCTCGTCGTGCCCAAACCAGTGATATCACCAGTAGCAACGGGAGCCTCGAAACTAGCTTCAACAAAGCTTTGAGCAGCAAGATGATAAATTTCATCGGGCTCGGAGATTCTCAACGCTTCAATAATCGACCCCGTATCGCTCAACTCCATCGGGATCAAATTCACCTTATCAAAAATCCCAAGATACTCTAAACGCCAGAAGTTCGGGGTGCTAAGCCTACGATAAGTACCATACACCTCATAACCCCTATCCAAAAGGAACCTAGCAAGATAAGCGCCATCCTGACCAGTAACACCAGTGATTAATGCTCTCTTACTCATAACGAGTACCCTTGCCTTCATGAGGGTATAAACTTTTGCGACAAAGTTCGTCGACAGAGGTAGAATTGTAGCATTTTTCAAATACTCTAAGGAGCCTTTCTCCATATTTTTCCCATGAGAACTGTGTTTTTACGATTTCTTTTGCTCTTTGAGCTTTTTTTAAATAATAACTATAGTTATTATAAATATTAATTATAGCTTCTGCATAATTATGAGTAACTATTCCAAGATCATATCGTTTTATTAATTCAGCTGCTCCATTGCTTGGCGAAACTATCACAGGCTTACCGGCACATAAGTTTTCAAATGGAGCCAGTAATCCACCCTGCTCTCTAAATGGATAGAGACCTATGTCACATGCATGATACATATTTATGATATCGTTACCAGATAAAAAGCCCGTGAATATTACATATTTTTCTAATTTTTTAAACTTTACATATTCTTTTAGCATATTGACATAGTTCGTTTCACCTCCTCCAGCAAGTACAAGTATTACATTTGGAATATATTTTCTTACCACTTCAATAGCTTTGATACTTGCTAATTGGTTTTTCGAAGGGCTTAACATACCAGCTGTAAGAATTATAAAGCGATCTTTAAGTTTATATTTCTCAATAATTTTATCTGGAAAACCGTTAGAATATCTATTATAATCGATACCAAATAATACCACATTTGCCTTTTTCCTATATCTTTGTAGTGCCTGCCTATAAGTTACGAAACTATTTACACATATTTGGTCGATATAGTTTCTAACCAAATAGGAATCTATTTTAATTCCTATGTTCCTAATTAGATCAAACCAACGTGGTACAGTAAGCGAATATACGTCAGGTGGTTCGTTCATCATCCATACAACTGGCTTTTTATGTAAAATGCTGGCCCAACTAGCAGGGAAATTATGTGGGTTAATTATATCAAAATTTCCTGAAAACATTTTTACATAACTTCTTAAAATTAACCCGCCAGAGATTGTGGATATAATTTTTCTAAAGATATCTTCCTTCCGTAAATAATCATATGTTGAAATTATACTCTTACTATATACATCTATATCTAGTGAGCGGGTAGCTTTTATAAAATTATCTGTAGCTACTAGAGCAAGTATCTTGTTTTCTACTCCCTTGGAAGTTAGATAAGCAGACAAATGTGCTACAGCAGCTGCCGCTCCACCATAAGCTACCAAGTCCGGTTGCACTATCAGAACACGCATCCTATTCTTCGTTTTAAGGTGATGAAGGGGCTAATTATGTTCACTTTACTATGAGCGTGCCTCATTAATCTTTGACCAGAAATCGACTATATCGTTTGCTATATTTTTCCAATTCCGTTTATCACGTGCTTGAATAAGAAAGCTCTTAATGCGCATTAATTCATCTTCATTTTTTAACAAGTATTCTATTCGAGAAACTATAGCCTGAGGCTCAGAGTCAACAACAGCAATATCTTTAATTTCTAAAATAAAATCCTCTACAATATACTTAGAAACTATAAGTGGTATACCATACTCTAAAGCTAGGTGCAGAGGACCGCTCGATGCTATATACGTTTTATATGGCAAAATAATTAAATCCGAAGCATAATAGTATAATGGGATATCATCATCACGAACAAAGCCCGTAAAAACAATTTTACCATCGTCTATTGCTTTAGCATTTGCTATTAATTTTTTAACCCAATGTATATAACTTTTGTTTTTAACTAGGCGTGGATGAAGCCCTCCAGCTATTAGAAGTATAGTTCTCTTTCTTAACGTCTTACTAAGCATTTTATAAGCTTCTATTAAGTTTTCTAAACCCTTATAATAAGAAAGATACCCAAAGAAAAGTAATATATAATCATAATGACTTAATCCAAGACGCTTACGTGCGTCTTCCTTATTCAATTTAATTTCAGAATAGTTAATCCCTATAGGTAACAAATAAACCTTATCAATTGATGTTTTATAACGGTTTAAGATTATATACTTAGCTAAAAGATTATTCACCGAAACGATGTTAGCTAATTTAATTATTAACTTCTCTATAATAAATATCACACCACCCGCAATCGTTGAAATTACAGGGGGGAGACGTTCTGTTCTCGATATATCATCATATTGTGTAGCAATACCTGATAGATTAACCATAATTTTTGTATTCCTCAACAAAAATTTCGATAAAATAAGCATAAAAGGGAATAGAATAGCGTGAATGTACTTCTTCCCATAAAGAAAATGTTCATGGTGTATGTATATTATATCGGGCTTCAAATAGGCTAAACAGATAGGTATATCTATAAAATATGTTTTTTCTTTCCAACAGCAGTATATGTGCACCCCCTTTGGCCGCCAAGATAGTGTATTGCATTTCTCACCAACAACGTAAAGATCTAATTGAGGAAAGTCGCTTAAAGCTTCAATGAATCTTCTTAAAAATGTAGCTGCCCCACTTACCTTAGAGGAATTGAACCCAAAAAGTCCCACTATAGCGACCCTGAGAGGCTTCGGATCAGACATTGAATAGCCATCCCACATAGCATTTTAAAATATTCAATCGTATACAAACGTTTTTATCCAATTATTCCTAATGTTTACTAAAAGCTTAATAAAATATCTGATTACTAGAATAATAAATATAGAAATAATAATAGAAAATGTTATTATTAAACCAATAATATAATAATATTGGGCTCTGTAGGTTATTGTAATAGTATAACTTCCTGTTTTTTCGACAAACCATGCATTTGCATATGAATTCACAATGATATGATTTCTTAAATTTTCTCCATCTATTATTGCTTGCCATGCAGGATGATAAGATTCCAGAAAAACTAGAACAAAAGGTAATGACGCATTAAATACATTTACTTTATATTCAGTATCAGCTATTTTCTGATAAGTTATAATTGGGATATCTGAAAAAACAAATATATCATTCTGAACATTTATACTAAAAAGTTTATTTATATTTTGGCTTCTAACCAAAAAATCAGGGAAAATACAATTATTAAAATTATCCAAAAATCCTAAAAATTCTATTTTACTATTGTTAACTACTAAAAGGCATTTAGATGCGTAAATTTTAGGATTCTTTATATTATACTTATAAATAACATAATTTTCATTTTCTGTAAGAAGTATTAAAGAAGATATTTTATTAAGTGTTCTAAGACAAAGCCGAATTTCATTTAAATCGAAAGTTTTAGGATCTATATCTTTAAATACAAGAATGTACTCAACACCTCCCTTCCTAAGCATATAGTCAACCTTTATTGAATCGCCATCTAAGAGGGCCTTCCAAAGAGCGTTTAAAAAATCGATAGTGTATTGATGTGTACCTTCCAAAGTGGAAGGCCCAAGAGTCTCTCTGTATAAAAGAAACTTCTCGTAGTTTGCTGTCGAATAAGGCGCCCAATAATGCTTTAAGGACCAAGCAGGGGGCAATAGTAATACACGCCCTCCATCGGCTTCTGATAAATAACCGTTAATTTCTAGGTAAACTTTCGGAAAAATTATCTTTTGCAAACGTGGATCTTTACCATAAAAGATAGGATAAACAGAAATGCAAGTTAGCAAAATAAAAAGCATAACATATACTATCTTAAATAAAAATCGTTTTATCATATTCAAAAAAATAGATGCTCCAAAACCAATAAGTATAGTTGAGTCGAGCACAAACAAAAATATTAATTTGTTTGGATCAGATCCTATTGTGGGAAAAATATTTTTAAATATTGTCACTCCTGCTAAACCAAATAATACAGGTGATGCAATTATGGGAATTAGAAAAATATACCACAACATAAATAAAGCGACAAATCTAACTTTTGAATGAATTATGTTTCTAAAGAAAAATAAATATATGTTACTAAGAAAAGGATAAAATAGCGTTGCAAAAACCCAAATTTTGTAAAATAAATCAGATCGAGGGTATGAAGAGGGAAGAAAACTCCATTCTTCTGGCAAACCTATAAAACGAAATGTATTCCATATTGTCTGAAATTTTCCATAGATCAATGCAGTTACACCTGTTGTCATTCTTACAGGATTACGTAAAGTGATTTCAGGACATAGATACAGAAGATAAATTAATGGAAAAATGATAAAAGATAAAATAGCGAAAGATAAAATTACTATTAGTGCAAATATTTTTAAAACTTTATATATAGAAATTTTAGATTCATAGCTATTCTGTATTAAAAAGTAAACAAAAACTGAAAGCTCGAAAATAATTAGCATTGCAACGATATGTATAGAAGGAATTATGAATAACGATAAGATTGCTATTCCATAAATATATGTAATATTATCTGTTTCAAATGCTTTAATAAACATCCAAAAGTGAAGAGGAGCCCATGCGTAACTAAAATACAATGTAAGCTGCATAAACCTATCCAAAATCCAAGGATTTAATGCATATACTAAAGAAGCAAGAAAAGCTGCAAGGGGATCATCTACTAATGAATAAGTTAATATATACGCCCCTATACCAGAGATCATAAAAATTGTTAAATAAAAAACAAATTCAGCTATATTATATGAACCAAATAAAGACCATATTAACTGTAGGTACAAAGTAAAGGACATTCTA
This window harbors:
- a CDS encoding GDP-mannose 4,6-dehydratase, encoding MSKRALITGVTGQDGAYLARFLLDRGYEVYGTYRRLSTPNFWRLEYLGIFDKVNLIPMELSDTGSIIEALRISEPDEIYHLAAQSFVEASFEAPVATGDITGLGTTRILEAIRQVCPGVKFYNAATSEMFGKTGLLNGGRPLNEDDVFRPMSPYAAAKLYGYWITRIYREGYKIFAVNGILFNHESPLRGLEFVTRKIANEVAKIKLGLSNELRLGNLDAKRDWGYAPEYVEAMWLMLQQDEPDDYVVATGEAHSVREFVEKAFDVVGLNWEDYVKVDKRFMRPLDVPCLVGD
- a CDS encoding glycosyltransferase family 4 protein; translation: MVAYGGAAAAVAHLSAYLTSKGVENKILALVATDNFIKATRSLDIDVYSKSIISTYDYLRKEDIFRKIISTISGGLILRSYVKMFSGNFDIINPHNFPASWASILHKKPVVWMMNEPPDVYSLTVPRWFDLIRNIGIKIDSYLVRNYIDQICVNSFVTYRQALQRYRKKANVVLFGIDYNRYSNGFPDKIIEKYKLKDRFIILTAGMLSPSKNQLASIKAIEVVRKYIPNVILVLAGGGETNYVNMLKEYVKFKKLEKYVIFTGFLSGNDIINMYHACDIGLYPFREQGGLLAPFENLCAGKPVIVSPSNGAAELIKRYDLGIVTHNYAEAIINIYNNYSYYLKKAQRAKEIVKTQFSWEKYGERLLRVFEKCYNSTSVDELCRKSLYPHEGKGTRYE
- a CDS encoding glycosyltransferase produces the protein MSDPKPLRVAIVGLFGFNSSKVSGAATFLRRFIEALSDFPQLDLYVVGEKCNTLSWRPKGVHIYCCWKEKTYFIDIPICLAYLKPDIIYIHHEHFLYGKKYIHAILFPFMLILSKFLLRNTKIMVNLSGIATQYDDISRTERLPPVISTIAGGVIFIIEKLIIKLANIVSVNNLLAKYIILNRYKTSIDKVYLLPIGINYSEIKLNKEDARKRLGLSHYDYILLFFGYLSYYKGLENLIEAYKMLSKTLRKRTILLIAGGLHPRLVKNKSYIHWVKKLIANAKAIDDGKIVFTGFVRDDDIPLYYYASDLIILPYKTYIASSGPLHLALEYGIPLIVSKYIVEDFILEIKDIAVVDSEPQAIVSRIEYLLKNEDELMRIKSFLIQARDKRNWKNIANDIVDFWSKINEARS